The Drosophila mauritiana strain mau12 chromosome 2R, ASM438214v1, whole genome shotgun sequence genome has a segment encoding these proteins:
- the LOC117137666 gene encoding serine protease grass-like encodes MNSPLAITALVWGILCLTCPPSSEAGREDWTPGQRLVYENLAQQDCGVLSNQIPERTIRLMITGGRKSSLMSQPWMAFLHIASDLEMCRCGGSLISELFVLTAAHCFKICPRSKEIRVWLGELDISSTSDCTTYDNQRVCAPPVEEFTIDKWILHEEFNLFYPGYDIALIKLNRKVVFKDHIRPICLPLTDELLEFTLQMGQTYKAVGWGKTESLRFANSTMEVYISTEKCTDGRDTSFLCANGDYVDTCTGDSGGPLLWTTMLFGKARTVQFGVVSTGSQDCGAGQKAYYMDVPTYVPWILAKMAEFSDV; translated from the exons ATGAACAGTCCTCTTGCGATCACTGCCCTAGTTTGGGGCATCCTCTGCCTTACCTGCCCACCATCATCTGAAGCAGGAAGGGAAGATTGGACACCAGGCCAGCGCCTGGTCTACGAGAACCTGGCACAACAGGATTGCGGTGTCCTATCGAATCAAATTCCCGAGCGAACGATTCGTCTAATGATCACCGGCGGCAGAAAATCGTCGCTAATGTCTCAGCCTTGGATGGCGTTTCTTCATATCGCAAGTGATTTAGAAATGTGCCGCTGTGGAGGCTCTCTTATCTCAGAAC TCTTTGTTTTAACCGCCGCGCACTGCTTCAAAATATGTCCCCGATCTAAGGA GATTAGAGTGTGGCTGGGAGAGCTCGACATTAGTTCCACAAGTGACTGCACCACCTACGATAATCAACGTGTTTGTGCTCCACCCGTGGAGGAATTTACCATCGACAAGTGGATTCTTCACGAGGAGTTTAACCTCTTTTATCCCGGGTATGATATTGCCCTGATAAAACTAAACAGGAAAGTGGTGTTTAAAG ATCACATACGACCCATTTGCCTGCCCCTGACGGATGAACTCTTGGAGTTTACCTTACAGATGGGACAAACCTACAAGGCGGTGGGCTGGGGAAAAACGGAGAGTCTACGCTTCGCCAACAGTACAATGGAGGTCTATATAAGCACCGAGAAGTGCACCGACGGCAGGGACACTTCGTTCCTCTGCGCCAATGGAGATTATGTGGACACATGCACTGGGGACTCCGGTGGACCGCTCTTATGGACGACCATGTTGTTCGGCAAGGCTCGAACCGTACAGTTTGGTGTGGTCAGCACTGGAAGTCAAGACTGCGGAGCTGGTCAAAAGGCCTACTACATGGATGTACCCACCTATGTGCCCTGGATACTTGCCAAGATGGCAGAATTCTCGGATGTCTAG
- the LOC117137665 gene encoding serine protease grass-like, translated as MNSPLAITALVWGILCLGCPPSSEAGREDWTPRELLVYEQLTQQDCGVLTNLIPAQRLRRRITGGRRSSLMSQPWMAFLHISGDMEMCRCGGALISELFVLTAAHCFKMCPRSKEIRVWLGELDISSRRDCTTYNYKQVCAPPVEEFTIDKWILHEEFNLFYPGYDIALIKLSKKVVFKDHIRPICLPLTDELLEFTMQLGQSYMAVGWGRTESRRFANSTMEVYINTEKCTDGRDTSFLCANGDYVDTCTGDSGGPLIWTKLFFGKARTVQFGVVSTGSQDCGAGQKAYYMDVPTYVPWILAKMAEFSDV; from the exons ATGAACAGTCCTCTTGCGATCACTGCCCTAGTTTGGGGCATTCTCTGCCTTGGCTGCCCACCTTCTTCTGAAGCCGGAAGGGAAGATTGGACACCACGCGAGCTTCTGGTTTACGAACAGTTGACACAACAGGATTGCGGTGTCCTAACGAATCTGATTCCCGCCCAAAGGCTTCGACGGCGGATCACCGGCGGCAGGAGATCGTCTCTGATGTCCCAGCCTTGGATGGCATTTCTTCACATTTCCGGTGACATGGAGATGTGCCGCTGTGGAGGCGCTCTTATCTCAGAAC TCTTTGTTTTGACTGCCGCACACTGCTTCAAAATGTGTCCCCGATCTAAGGA GATTAGAGTGTGGCTGGGAGAGCTCGACATTAGTTCCAGAAGAGACTGCACCACCTACAATTATAAACAGGTTTGCGCTCCGCCCGTGGAGGAGTTTACCATCGACAAGTGGATTCTTCACGAGGAGTTTAACCTTTTTTATCCCGGGTATGATATTGCCCTGATAAAACTAAGCAAGAAAGTGGTCTTTAAAG ATCACATACGTCCCATATGTCTACCCCTGACCGACGAACTCTTGGAGTTTACCATGCAGCTGGGTCAATCCTACATGGCGGTGGGCTGGGGAAGAACGGAAAGTCGCCGCTTCGCCAACAGTACAATGGAGGTCTATATAAACACTGAGAAGTGCACAGACGGCAGGGACACTTCGTTCCTCTGCGCTAATGGAGATTATGTGGACACGTGCACTGGGGACTCCGGTGGACCGCTCATATGGACGAAATTGTTCTTCGGGAAGGCTCGAACCGTACAGTTTGGTGTGGTCAGCACTGGAAGTCAAGACTGCGGAGCTGGTCAAAAGGCCTACTACATGGATGTACCCACCTATGTGCCCTGGATACTTGCCAAGATGGCAGAATTCTCGGATGTTTAA
- the LOC117137664 gene encoding serine-threonine kinase receptor-associated protein yields MRHEIGVLCLGHSDSVVELSFNRDYDTGFFLASAGLDGVAALRHGETGDCITNLTKHTDSVWSVSLSHDAKILASGGADCKVRVWDALLGKQLKKLRHTKTVACVDLNPKATRLLTGCVDQESPLALFDIEQSVKAPLMEFHGHNRGVRDVIFCLEEHCFLSSSYDRTVRMWDCRSGTRTNSIFLPHHVKSMELHPSGDIVTIAYAGGVIFLNPKSFEVLKHRKLPYKVTAASLSPNKEIYVCGNNMGYSFKYDYDTDVNRGLYASQNPSAVLALSFSPNGEVCAIGSQDGSIILWRMKPKQTPVVRHLEDEDDGEQNESIS; encoded by the coding sequence atgaGGCATGAAATCGGAGTCCTGTGTCTGGGACATTCGGACTCAGTGGTGGAGTTATCTTTTAACAGGGACTACGATACTGGGTTCTTTTTGGCCTCAGCCGGACTGGATGGAGTTGCAGCACTGCGACACGGCGAGACTGGCGACTGTATTACCAACCTAACCAAGCACACGGACAGTGTGTGGTCGGTATCCTTAAGCCACGATGCCAAGATCCTGGCCAGTGGCGGTGCAGACTGCAAAGTGCGAGTCTGGGATGCCCTGCTGGGGAAACAGCTGAAGAAGCTTAGGCATACCAAAACAGTGGCTTGTGTGGACTTGAATCCGAAGGCCACTCGCCTGTTGACCGGCTGCGTCGATCAGGAATCCCCACTCGCCCTCTTCGACATTGAACAATCGGTGAAAGCTCCCCTGATGGAGTTCCATGGCCACAACCGCGGTGTGAGGGATGTGATCTTCTGCTTGGAGGAACACTGCTTCCTCTCCTCTTCATATGATCGCACTGTGAGGATGTGGGACTGCCGGAGCGGCACGAGAACCAACTCTATTTTCCTGCCACACCACGTCAAGTCGATGGAGCTGCACCCCAGCGGCGATATAGTGACCATAGCCTATGCTGGCGGAGTGATCTTCCTGAACCCCAAGAGCTTCGAAGTGCTCAAGCATCGGAAGCTGCCCTACAAGGTGACTGCGGCATCGCTGAGTCCGAACAAGGAGATCTACGTGTGCGGCAACAACATGGGCTACTCCTTCAAGTACGACTACGACACAGATGTTAATAGGGGTCTCTACGCATCCCAAAATCCATCCGCGGTGCTAGCACTGAGCTTCAGTCCGAATGGCGAGGTGTGTGCCATTGGATCCCAAGATGGCAGTATCATTCTCTGGCGAATGAAACCGAAACAGACGCCTGTAGTGCGCCACCTCGAAGACGAAGACGATGGGGAGCAGAATGAATCCATCAGTTGA
- the LOC117136166 gene encoding cyclin-dependent kinase inhibitor 1: protein MVSARVLNPVMISEFCKMSTSPAVSRNLACGRQLNRIKRDLFGSSKSAEGTANKTPFNSELERHQERATQKWGFDFRAGCPLAEKSPYIWERVSFQESSFAPEMYTLTRAAHVRPSADASPSDMDILVNERSERENFGSNLVNSSLESNTDNESCYDSQDESLTMRFSSSSTTNTSSIVLRKRQPKITEFMKERKRLAQAPKKLSPAKRLRTSSPSSSATSSSSGGFGLGAHFGAMVKRPRHN, encoded by the exons ATGGTCAGCGCCCGAGTCCTGAATCCTGTGATGATCAGTGAGTTCTGCAAGATGAGCACCAGTCCGGCGGTGAGTCGCAATCTGGCCTGCGGTCGTCAGTTGAATCGCATAAAGCGTGACCTCTTCGGTAGCTCCAAATCCGCTGAGGGTACAGCCAACAAAAC ACCCTTTAATTCCGAACTGGAGCGCCATCAGGAACGGGCCACGCAAAAATGGGGCTTTGACTTCCGCGCCGGTTGCCCTTTAGCCGAAAAATCACCCTACATTTGGGAGCGCGTCAGCTTCCAGGAATCGAGCTTCGCCCCAGAGATGTACACCCTAACCCGGGCCGCCCACGTACGTCCTTCCGCGGATGCAAGTCCTAGCGACATGGACATTTTAGTCAACGAGCGCTCAGAACGGGAGAACTTTGGCTCCAATCTGGTCAATTCCTCGCTAGAGTCAAACACGGATAATGAATCCTGCTACGACTCCCAGGACGAGTCGCTGACCATGCGGTTTAGCTCCTCCAGCACGACAAACACATCCTCCATAGTCCTGCGCAAGAGACAACCAAAAATCACAG AGTTCATGAAGGAGCGTAAGCGTCTGGCCCAGGCACCCAAGAAACTATCGCCCGCAAAGCGACTGCGCACCAGTTCTCCCAGTTCGTCCGCCACTTCCAGCTCCAGCGGTGGATTTGGGTTGGGGGCACACTTTGGGGCGATGGTGAAGCGGCCGCGCCACAACTAA